Genomic segment of Candidatus Schekmanbacteria bacterium:
AGCGGCACGGAAAGTATCACCTGCAGCTAACATAACTTTTTTCCCATCCTTTAAGAAACGGGAAGCAAGTTTCCCTATAGTTGTTGTCTTGCCAACGCCATTTACTCCTACAACCATAATGACAAAAGGAGTTGTCGTAATCTCAATTTTGCCCTCATATTTTGAAAGCATCTCGCCCAACCTATTACATATATATCTTTTGATTTTCTCTTCATCCTTTATATTCTCCATCAACACATATTCGCGAAGCTCTTCAACAATGTGTCCTGCTGTTTCAATACCAATATCCGAAAGCACTAAGATTTCTTCAAGTTCTTCATAAAAATCGTCATCGATAACCCTGCCCGGGAAAAAAAGCCCTTCAAACTTTGAACTTATTTCTCGTTGAGTCTTCTTTAAACCTTTTTTCAGCCGCCCCCAAATACTATTTTCTTCTTCATTCCTTTCAACAATGATATTCCTTACCTTTTCCTCCTGCTTGTTGTTTTTACCAAACAAA
This window contains:
- the ftsY gene encoding signal recognition particle-docking protein FtsY, with product MLKNLFGKNNKQEEKVRNIIVERNEEENSIWGRLKKGLKKTQREISSKFEGLFFPGRVIDDDFYEELEEILVLSDIGIETAGHIVEELREYVLMENIKDEEKIKRYICNRLGEMLSKYEGKIEITTTPFVIMVVGVNGVGKTTTIGKLASRFLKDGKKVMLAAGDTFRAAADTQLGIWGERSGVEVVRGREGADPSSVAYDAVTSAVSKKVDVLIVDTAGRMHIKKNLMEELKKMKRVLGKALPGAPNEVLLVLDATTGQNALSQTKMFMEAVDVTGIIMTKLDGTAKGGVLISIALETEIPIKFIGVGEDIESLQPFNGRAFAEAIIED